From the Candidatus Methylomirabilota bacterium genome, the window CGCCGGCTGCGCGTCCCGTTCCCGCCGCTCCCGCGGCGGCCGCGCGCCCGGCCTTCGTCATTCCGCAGCGCACGGGCGCCGAATACGAGGACAAGCCGTTGTCGGCGATGCGCGCCATCATCGCCAAGCGCATGCCATTGTCCAAGGGGCCGATTCCCCACTTCTACGTCACCTCGGAAGTGGCCATGGACCGGGCCTGGGCCCTCCGCGGCGACCTCAACGCGCTCGAGGGGCAGCCCAAGGTCTCCGTCACCGACATGATCATCAAGGCGTGCGCCCTCGCTCTGCTCAAGAACCCTGGCGTCAATGCCCAGCTCCAGGGTCAGGCCATCCGCGTTTTCCACCGCGCGCATATCGGAATCGCCGTCGCCCTCGACGAGGGGCTCATCACGCCGGTGCTGCGGGATTGTGATGCCAAACCCCTGACCCAGATCGCCTTCGAGGCGCGGGATCTCGCCGAGCGGGCGCGGGGGGGCAAGCTCCGCGCGCAGGAGATGAGCGGGGCCACGTTCTCCGTCTCCAACCTCGGCATGTTCGATGTCGAGGAGTTCTCGGCCATCATCAACCCGCCGGAAGGCGCCATCCTCGCCGTGGGCTCCGTCCTCGAGAAGCCCGTGGCCGATGGCGACCAGATCCGCGTGGGCCGCCGCATGAAGATGACCATCTCGTGCGACCACCGGGTCATGGATGGCGCCATGGGGGCGCGTTTCCTTCAGGACGTGAAGCGGCTGCTGGAAGAGCCCCTGCGGCTCCTGGTATAGCGCGGTGGCCGCTCAGCGCTTCGACGTCGTCGTGGTCGGCACGGGCCCGGGCGGCTATGTCGCCGCCATCCGCTGCGCCCAGCTCGGTCTCTCCGTGGCCGCCGTCGAGGACGACCGGCCAGGCGGGGTCTGCCTCAACTGGGGCTGCATTCCCACCAAGGCCCTCCTGCGAAACGCGGAGATCGTGGGGCTCTTTCAGCGCGCGGAAGAATTCGGCGTCACCGTGGGGACGTGGTCAGCCGACTATGCGCAGGCCATACAGCGATCACGGCGGGTGGCCGATCGCATGGCCAAGGGCGTCGAGTTCCTCTTCCGCAAGAACAAGATCACCCTGGTCCCGGGCACCGGCACCCTCAAGGCGAAGAACGTC encodes:
- a CDS encoding dihydrolipoamide acetyltransferase family protein, with the protein product DKANVEIEAFGSGVLRKIIVGEGGQVPVGDLIGVIAEPSDDISTLAASAPSAAPAAAPPAPAKAAALAAAAPPPLPAMESYKSEPATTAVVPMSPVPAAAAPAGGGRVKASPLARKVAAQSGVDLRLIQGSGPGGRIVRRDVESAATAPAVAPAPAARPVPAAPAAAARPAFVIPQRTGAEYEDKPLSAMRAIIAKRMPLSKGPIPHFYVTSEVAMDRAWALRGDLNALEGQPKVSVTDMIIKACALALLKNPGVNAQLQGQAIRVFHRAHIGIAVALDEGLITPVLRDCDAKPLTQIAFEARDLAERARGGKLRAQEMSGATFSVSNLGMFDVEEFSAIINPPEGAILAVGSVLEKPVADGDQIRVGRRMKMTISCDHRVMDGAMGARFLQDVKRLLEEPLRLLV